ACCGGGTCACCCGCGCCCGTCACGTCCACGAGGACCACCGCGTCGTCGAGGTCGTGCTGGCGAACCGCCTCGCGCACCTGACCCGCTCCCTCCCCCTCGTGGAGAGTGGCCTCCACGAAGACGAACGGGCGGGTGTCGAGCGCGCGCCGGCGGATCTCCACGCGGTCGTCGCCGCCGGCGGCGTCGGCGTCGAACGTGGCGATGTTGTACCCGCGCCCCTCGCGTTCGCTCGCGCTCGCGCGCTCGGTCGACCCCGGATACGTGACCCACGTGCCGGCGACCTCGGCGACGTCGGGCGTGTGGTTGTCGCCGAGCAACATCGCGTCGAACTCGACCGTGCTCTCCGTCAGCACCGTCTCCGTGTCCCAGTCGGCGTAGCCGAACGGCTCGAAGAGACCGTGGGCGACGAGGGCGGCGTAGTCGGCGTCGTGGCTCGCGAACGCGTAGTCGAGGTCGTCGCGCCGGGAGACCGGGACGTGGTCGAGCCCGTAGAAGGCGGTGTCGCCGACGACGGTCGGTTCGTCGCCGAGTCGCGTCGCGAGCCCGAGGCGCTCGAACAGATCGAGCCACTGGCCGCCGCGCGTCGCCTCGTGGTTTCCGACCACGGCGAGAAAGGGAATCTCGGCGTCGTCGAGCCGCCGCAGCACCGAGATCGTCCCCATCAGGTCGGCGAGTTCGGGGCGGCGATCGTGGAAGAGGTCGCCCGCGTGGACGACGGCGTCGACCTCGTCGTCGATCGCGTCGTCGATCACGGCTGCGAAGGCGTCGAGGAAATCTTGCCGGCGGACCGGCGAGTGATACTGCGCGTACCCCACGTGGGTGTCGCCGGTGTGAATCACCCGTGTCATCTGCCCCGGTCTTGGCCGGTATCGGGTTTAGTGGTTCCGGGGGCGGAGTGAAAGTGGTCTCGGGCGCGGTCCGCTGTCGAGGTTCTCAGCGTCCCGTTCGCCGCTCGTCGCCGTCGCCGACCTCACGGCTCCCGGCCGCAGCCTCTCGGAAGCGCCGAAACGCCGCCCGCGCCTCTCGGCCCCGGTCGGCGGCCGCCTCGTTGCCAGCGCGCTCGGCGGCCGCAATCGCCTCGTCCAGCCGAGCGCGGCCGCCGGCGTCGACGAACGCCGCGGCGCGTCGCAGGTCGGAGCGCGCGGCGTCGGCCTCGTCGATCACGCCGACGGACGGGTGCGTCGCGGTGTCTGTGCGGGTCGCCAGCGCGGAGAGCGCTCGCTTGACGGCGGCGGTCGAGACCATACGCCGGCTGTGGCGCTATCGGTGAAAAGCGGGGGCTCCGAGACGCGACCGGACCGCCTCGCTCACACGGAGAGCGTGTACAGTCGCTTCCGAGCGTCGGCGAAAGAGAACCGGGCGTCGACCGCGTTCTCCTCTTCCAGCCGCGAGAGCGCGTACCTGACCGTTCGGGGCGGAAGCAGGGTCTCCTCGGCGAGCTCGCTCTGTGTCAGCGTGTCGTTGTAGTCGAGAACTTTCGCGACGAGCTTCGCGCTCGGCGGCAGGTCTCGAACGTCGCTCCAGCGGTCTGCGGGGTCGTCGTCCGCGGTGGCGGCGTCGGTGGCGCTCATCCTTACCCGCTGCTATGCAATGCCGTTAAATAATATTTACTATCCTGTTTTATTACTCTAGAGCATTTATGCCACCTATCGGCTCCGGTCTTTCTCCCCCACCCGAAACCTCTTACGCGCGAGACGCTTTATTACGGACAATGACTGACACCGTCGACGACGTCGAACTCCCCTACGACGAGGGGTCGGCGTCGAGACAGGAGAAGATCGAGTTACTCCAAGAGCGGCTCGACGTGCTCGAGTCGCAGAACGAAGAGATGCGCGACAAGCTTCTCGACGCGAACGCCGAGAACAACAAGTACCAGCAGAAGCTCGAACGGCTCACCCACGAGAACAAGAAGCTGAAACAGTCCCCGCTGTTCGTGGCGACGGTCCAGGAGATCACGCCCGACGGCGCCGTGATCAAACAGCACGGGAACAATCAGGAGGCGCTCACCGAGATCACCGCCGAGATGCGCGAGAGCCTCAACCCGGACGACCGCGTCGCGGTGAACAACTCGCTGTCCGTCGTCAAGAAATTAGAGAAGGAGACGGACGTTCGCGCTCGCGTGATGCAGGTCGAGCACTCGCCCGACGTCACCTACGCCGACATCGGCGGGCTCGAAGAGCAGATGCAGGAGGTCCGCGAGACCGTCGAGATGCCCCTCGAACACCCCGACATGTTCGCGGATGTCGGCATCACGCCCCCGAGCGGCGTGCTGCTGTACGGTCCGCCGGGCACCGGGAAGACGATGCTGGCGAAGGCGGTCGCCAACGAGACGGACGCGACGTTCATCAAGATGGCCGGCTCCGAACTCGTCCACAAGTTCATCGGCGAGGGCGCGAAGCTGGTCCGCGACCTCTTCGAGGTCGCCCGCGAGAACCAGCCGGCCGTCCTCTTCATCGACGAGATCGACGCGATCGCCTCGAAGCGGACCGACTCGAAGACCTCCGGCGACGCCGAGGTCCAGCGCACGATGATGCAGCTGCTCTCCGAGATGGACGGCTTCGACGAGCGCGGCGATGTCCGAATCATCGCGGCCACCAACCGCTTCGATATGCTCGACCCCGCCATCTTACGGCCGGGGCGCTTCGACCGCCTCATCGAGGTCCCGAAGCCGGGCACCGAGGGCCGCGAGATCATCTTCCAGATCCACACGCGGAAGATGAACCTCGCGAGCGACATCGACTTCACCGAACTCGCAGAGATGACGCCGGAGGCGTCGGGCGCCGACGTGAAAGCCATCTGTACCGAGGCCGGGATGTTCGCGATCCGCGACGACCGCACCGAGGTCACCCTCAACGACTTCCTCGGGGCACACGAGAAACTCCAGCAGGACGACGAGACCGGCGCGGACGACTCGCTGGCGTTCGCCTGAGGCGACGCCCCTCTCGGTTCGTTTCCACGCGCTCCCGACTTCGACTCTTATACGGCTCGCAGCACGAGGTACGGCGCGACGAAGAGCAGCGCAAATATCAGTCCAGTCGCGATCGCATATCCGACGCCGACGCCGACGAGCGCGAGCCACCCGTCGTCGGCGACGAGCGTCCGGATCGAGGAATCTGTGCGCATACTAGAGGCTTCGCCGCCGCCGACTTAACTCTCGGTGTCCCTGTCGATTCGGATCTCCTCGACCGTCGCCTCACACGTCGCCTGCCATCGCACGGAACAGGTCGTCGGCGAGCGCGTCGCGGTCCACGGTCTCCGGCTCCTCGTCGCTCGTCGGATCGATCGTCGGGGCGATCGCACCACCACCCATCCGCGAGTGACCGCCGCCGTCGCCGTTCTCGCGCTCGGACACGACGGTATCGATCGCGTTGCCCATGTGGACGCGGTCGTCTCGCGACCGCCCGGAGAGATGGACCGTCCCGTCGCGTTCGCCGATGACGATGACGGCGGTCACTCCCTCGAGTTGGATCAGTTCGTCGGCCGCCTG
This genomic window from Halorubrum sp. PV6 contains:
- the mre11 gene encoding DNA double-strand break repair protein Mre11, whose amino-acid sequence is MTRVIHTGDTHVGYAQYHSPVRRQDFLDAFAAVIDDAIDDEVDAVVHAGDLFHDRRPELADLMGTISVLRRLDDAEIPFLAVVGNHEATRGGQWLDLFERLGLATRLGDEPTVVGDTAFYGLDHVPVSRRDDLDYAFASHDADYAALVAHGLFEPFGYADWDTETVLTESTVEFDAMLLGDNHTPDVAEVAGTWVTYPGSTERASASEREGRGYNIATFDADAAGGDDRVEIRRRALDTRPFVFVEATLHEGEGAGQVREAVRQHDLDDAVVLVDVTGAGDPVTPAAIEEFATDEGALIARVNDRREVETDTEIDVSFADPEDAVRERVEEMGLSEAALDIEEAVRADTVSDTNVRETVKRRVEERVEDLDSFDRAAEESGDETEVTDPDTEEGETADPDANETEVTDPDTEGGETADPDAGDTDGQVSMEDYL
- a CDS encoding helix-turn-helix domain-containing protein, yielding MSATDAATADDDPADRWSDVRDLPPSAKLVAKVLDYNDTLTQSELAEETLLPPRTVRYALSRLEEENAVDARFSFADARKRLYTLSV
- a CDS encoding proteasome-activating nucleotidase, producing MTDTVDDVELPYDEGSASRQEKIELLQERLDVLESQNEEMRDKLLDANAENNKYQQKLERLTHENKKLKQSPLFVATVQEITPDGAVIKQHGNNQEALTEITAEMRESLNPDDRVAVNNSLSVVKKLEKETDVRARVMQVEHSPDVTYADIGGLEEQMQEVRETVEMPLEHPDMFADVGITPPSGVLLYGPPGTGKTMLAKAVANETDATFIKMAGSELVHKFIGEGAKLVRDLFEVARENQPAVLFIDEIDAIASKRTDSKTSGDAEVQRTMMQLLSEMDGFDERGDVRIIAATNRFDMLDPAILRPGRFDRLIEVPKPGTEGREIIFQIHTRKMNLASDIDFTELAEMTPEASGADVKAICTEAGMFAIRDDRTEVTLNDFLGAHEKLQQDDETGADDSLAFA